From one Rhizobium rosettiformans genomic stretch:
- a CDS encoding PepSY-associated TM helix domain-containing protein, with product MTIVSDLTPAQATDKDLSRRFYITAWRWHFYAGLYVAPFIIMLAVTGLMMLWTATLFGRDGEKTYTVEPQAAVSSVSDQAGAATLEIPGQIIQYIAPRTPEQAALFRINQGDASYMVAVDPYRAEVLGYWDRRTGLYDLADNIHGTLLIGTLGDRLIEIAAGFGIVLVVTGLYLWWPRDGRGLGSVLVPQLSAKGRQLWKSLHLTIGFYASLFLVIFLLSGLTWAGIWGEKFTQAWSTFPAEKWDNVPLSDKTHASMNHGGVKQVPWTLEQTPMPASGSDAGVTGTPAGEPVSLDAVVSLARTIGFDQRFQLAFPGDETAVWTISRDTMSNDSANPLDDRTVHVDQYTGRILADVGFHDYGAAGKAMAAGIAFHEGDMGLWNLVLVNIVCLSIIFLSVSGFVMWWKRRPKGAARLMAPTVGEPGPLWKTGAFVMLATALLFPLSGAVLLAVLLLDFLVFRHITPLKKALS from the coding sequence ATGACCATCGTTTCCGACCTCACCCCCGCCCAGGCGACAGACAAGGATCTGTCGCGCCGCTTCTATATCACCGCCTGGCGCTGGCACTTCTATGCCGGCCTTTATGTCGCGCCCTTCATAATCATGCTCGCCGTCACCGGCCTGATGATGTTGTGGACGGCAACCCTGTTCGGTCGCGATGGCGAGAAGACCTATACGGTCGAGCCGCAGGCCGCGGTCTCCTCCGTATCGGACCAGGCGGGAGCCGCGACCCTCGAAATCCCCGGCCAGATCATCCAGTACATCGCCCCGCGCACGCCTGAACAGGCCGCCCTCTTTCGCATCAACCAAGGCGATGCGTCCTACATGGTCGCGGTCGACCCCTACCGTGCCGAAGTCCTCGGGTATTGGGACCGGCGCACCGGCCTCTACGATCTCGCCGACAACATTCACGGCACGCTGCTGATCGGCACACTCGGCGACCGCCTGATCGAGATCGCGGCCGGCTTCGGCATCGTCCTCGTTGTCACCGGTCTTTATCTGTGGTGGCCTCGAGATGGCCGCGGCCTCGGCTCCGTGCTCGTCCCGCAGCTCTCTGCCAAAGGTCGCCAGCTGTGGAAGTCCCTGCATCTGACCATCGGCTTCTATGCCTCGCTCTTCCTCGTCATCTTTCTGCTGTCGGGCCTGACCTGGGCCGGCATTTGGGGCGAAAAGTTCACCCAAGCCTGGAGCACCTTCCCGGCGGAGAAATGGGACAATGTTCCGCTGTCCGACAAGACCCATGCCAGCATGAACCATGGCGGCGTCAAGCAGGTGCCGTGGACGCTGGAACAGACCCCGATGCCCGCGTCCGGCTCGGATGCCGGTGTCACCGGCACACCGGCAGGTGAGCCCGTTTCGCTCGACGCCGTCGTCTCGCTCGCCCGCACCATCGGCTTTGATCAGCGCTTCCAGCTGGCTTTCCCTGGCGATGAGACAGCCGTCTGGACCATCTCGCGCGACACGATGAGCAATGACAGCGCCAATCCGCTTGACGATCGGACCGTGCATGTCGACCAATATACCGGCCGCATCCTCGCCGATGTCGGCTTCCACGACTACGGCGCAGCCGGCAAGGCCATGGCCGCCGGTATCGCCTTCCATGAGGGCGATATGGGCCTCTGGAATCTGGTGCTGGTCAATATCGTTTGTCTGTCGATCATCTTCCTCTCGGTCAGCGGCTTCGTCATGTGGTGGAAGCGCCGGCCGAAGGGCGCGGCCCGTCTGATGGCCCCGACCGTTGGCGAGCCTGGACCACTCTGGAAGACCGGCGCCTTTGTGATGCTGGCGACAGCACTTCTGTTCCCACTCTCCGGCGCCGTCCTCCTGGCAGTCCTTCTCCTAGACTTCCTCGTCTTTCGCCACATCACTCCGCTGAAAAAGGCCTTGAGCTGA
- a CDS encoding N-acetylglutaminylglutamine amidotransferase: MCGICGEVRFDGASPSVAAVSIMADVLAPRGPDSAGVMVRGNVGLGHRRLRILDLSDKSQQPMVDPDLGLSLVFNGCIYNFRELRSELEAKGYRFFSDGDTEVILKAWHAWGTDCVSRFHGMFAFVIHERDTGRVVMARDRFGIKPLYLAEVSGGLRFASSLPALVKAGGVDTAIDVTALHHYMTFHAVVPPPRTIYKGVRKLPPATIRVYQPDGSFEDKRYWDPAYTRRSEDAGMSREDWQQQLLDALRLAVKRRMIADVPVGVLLSGGVDSSLIVGLLAEAGQTGLMSFSVGFEEANGEKGDEFVYSDLIAKRFGTDHHKIFVPSADLMGALPGTIAAMSEPMVSYDNVGFYLLSKEVSKHIKVVQSGQGADEVFGGYHWYPPLVGSTDVVGDYGRAFRDRSHETLATQLQDRWIASSDVSGDLLREHLLRSGADSPVDQALRLDSNVMLVDDPVKRVDNMTMAWGLEARVPFLDHELVELAARIPPEEKLRDGGKGILKDVARKIIPSEVIDRKKGYFPVPQLKYIAGPYLDMLRDALSSQAARERGLFRQDYIDRLVADPASHITPLQGSELWQIGLLEMWLQAQEN, encoded by the coding sequence ATGTGTGGCATTTGTGGAGAAGTGAGATTCGATGGCGCATCGCCGTCGGTAGCGGCAGTTTCGATCATGGCGGATGTTCTGGCCCCACGAGGGCCGGATTCGGCCGGCGTGATGGTCAGGGGCAATGTCGGGCTCGGCCATCGACGATTGCGCATCCTCGATCTTTCCGACAAATCCCAGCAGCCGATGGTCGATCCCGATCTCGGCCTTTCGCTCGTCTTCAACGGCTGTATCTATAACTTCCGCGAACTGCGCAGCGAACTGGAAGCCAAGGGTTACCGCTTTTTCTCCGATGGCGACACCGAAGTGATCCTGAAGGCCTGGCATGCCTGGGGCACGGACTGCGTATCCCGCTTCCACGGCATGTTCGCCTTCGTCATCCATGAGCGCGACACCGGCCGCGTCGTCATGGCGCGTGACCGTTTCGGCATTAAGCCGCTTTATCTCGCCGAAGTCTCGGGTGGCCTGCGTTTCGCCTCCTCGCTTCCCGCCCTCGTCAAGGCGGGTGGCGTCGACACCGCGATCGATGTGACCGCGCTTCATCACTACATGACCTTCCATGCCGTCGTGCCGCCGCCGCGGACGATCTACAAGGGCGTGCGCAAGCTGCCTCCCGCAACCATCCGCGTCTACCAGCCCGATGGCAGTTTCGAGGACAAGCGCTATTGGGACCCCGCCTACACGCGTCGGTCCGAAGATGCAGGCATGAGCCGCGAGGACTGGCAGCAGCAATTGCTCGATGCGCTGCGTCTTGCCGTCAAACGCCGGATGATTGCCGATGTGCCCGTCGGCGTCCTTCTGTCCGGCGGTGTCGATTCCAGCCTGATCGTCGGTCTTCTGGCGGAAGCCGGCCAGACGGGCCTGATGAGTTTTTCCGTCGGCTTCGAGGAAGCCAATGGCGAAAAGGGCGACGAATTCGTCTATTCCGACCTGATCGCCAAACGCTTCGGCACCGACCATCACAAGATCTTCGTACCCTCGGCCGATCTGATGGGGGCGCTTCCCGGCACCATCGCTGCCATGTCCGAGCCCATGGTCTCCTACGACAATGTCGGCTTTTACCTTCTGTCGAAGGAAGTCTCGAAACACATCAAGGTCGTCCAGTCCGGTCAGGGCGCCGACGAGGTCTTCGGCGGCTATCACTGGTATCCGCCACTGGTCGGCTCCACCGATGTCGTCGGCGACTACGGCCGTGCCTTCCGCGATCGATCGCATGAAACGCTCGCAACCCAGCTGCAGGATCGCTGGATCGCCAGCAGCGATGTCAGCGGCGACTTGCTGCGCGAACATCTGCTGCGCTCCGGTGCCGATAGCCCGGTCGACCAGGCACTCCGCCTCGACAGCAATGTCATGCTCGTCGACGACCCGGTCAAGCGCGTCGACAACATGACCATGGCCTGGGGCCTGGAAGCCCGCGTGCCCTTCCTGGATCACGAACTGGTCGAACTCGCCGCCCGCATTCCCCCTGAGGAGAAGCTGCGGGACGGTGGCAAGGGCATCCTCAAGGATGTCGCCCGCAAGATCATCCCGTCAGAGGTCATCGACCGCAAGAAGGGCTACTTCCCGGTCCCGCAGCTGAAATACATCGCCGGCCCCTATCTCGACATGCTGCGCGACGCCCTGTCGTCCCAGGCTGCACGCGAGCGCGGCCTCTTCCGCCAGGACTACATCGATCGTCTGGTGGCCGATCCTGCCTCGCATATCACGCCGCTTCAGGGCTCCGAGCTCTGGCAGATCGGCCTTCTCGAAATGTGGTTGCAGGCCCAGGAGAACTGA
- the ngg gene encoding N-acetylglutaminylglutamine synthetase codes for MSKAEKKPATQPRKARRGNALSHRLTRLRTPGGGSQGATSRACEADARNRNVALDCGWGRLLFTPTFDAYPDLLEALREEAPDTRDIAFHVGDPHVLLAQAPQEIFLDPSHTFRLDLSTYRAGGRRPKGVTFRRFSSESDAAGINAVYASCGMVQVREDFFAGERDNRPVTYFVAQDDLTGEIVGTVTGIDHHRLFDDSERGASLWCLAVHPQARQPGIGEGLVRILAEHFQARGLAYLDLSVLHDNDKAIGLYDKLGFRRVPLFAVKRKNAINEKFFAQPIEGYEALNPYARLIVDEALRRGIHVEVTDPEGGFFRLSHGGRSIHCRESLSDLTSSVAMSICDDKAVTRRFAEAAGLSVPEQLSADAPDAEKQAFLEKHGKLVVKPARGEQGRGISVGISSMDALQAAIRQARQVCDRVLLEACFEGEDLRLVVIDYKLVAAAVRRPPRVVGDGRSPIRKLIEQQSRRRAAATGGESRIPVDAETKRCLAEQDLDLDSVLEEGREITVRKAANLHTGGTIHDVTAQAHPDLVDAACRIAKAIKIPVVGIDFMVHDPAKPDYVFIEANERPGLANHEPQPTAESFIQLLFPGSRARERRNA; via the coding sequence GTGAGCAAGGCAGAGAAGAAGCCCGCCACCCAGCCGCGCAAGGCCCGTCGCGGCAATGCCCTGTCACACCGGTTGACCCGGCTCCGCACCCCCGGCGGCGGCAGTCAGGGAGCGACCAGTCGCGCCTGCGAAGCGGATGCGCGCAACCGCAACGTCGCCCTCGATTGCGGCTGGGGTCGGCTTCTTTTCACGCCGACCTTCGACGCCTATCCCGACCTCCTCGAAGCGCTGCGCGAGGAAGCCCCAGATACGCGCGACATCGCCTTTCACGTCGGAGATCCCCATGTCCTGCTCGCCCAGGCGCCACAGGAGATCTTCCTCGATCCGTCCCATACCTTTAGGCTCGATCTTTCCACCTATCGCGCCGGCGGTCGTCGCCCGAAGGGCGTCACCTTCAGGCGCTTCTCGTCCGAAAGCGATGCGGCGGGCATCAATGCGGTCTATGCCAGCTGCGGCATGGTCCAGGTGCGCGAGGACTTCTTCGCCGGCGAACGAGACAACCGCCCCGTCACTTATTTCGTCGCGCAGGACGATCTGACCGGCGAGATTGTCGGAACCGTCACTGGAATCGACCATCACCGGCTGTTCGACGACTCGGAGCGCGGCGCCTCGCTTTGGTGCCTCGCTGTCCATCCGCAAGCCCGCCAGCCGGGCATCGGCGAGGGCCTTGTGCGCATCCTCGCCGAACATTTCCAGGCGCGGGGCCTCGCTTATCTCGATCTCTCCGTCCTGCACGACAACGACAAGGCGATCGGTCTCTATGACAAGCTCGGCTTCCGCCGTGTGCCGCTCTTCGCCGTCAAGCGCAAGAATGCCATCAACGAGAAATTCTTCGCCCAGCCGATCGAGGGCTACGAGGCGCTCAACCCCTATGCCCGCCTGATCGTCGACGAGGCACTCCGCCGCGGCATTCATGTCGAGGTGACCGACCCCGAAGGCGGCTTTTTCCGGTTGAGCCACGGCGGCCGCAGCATTCATTGCCGCGAAAGCCTCTCGGATCTCACCTCTTCGGTCGCCATGTCGATCTGCGACGACAAGGCCGTCACCCGCCGCTTCGCCGAGGCAGCCGGTCTCAGCGTCCCCGAACAGCTTTCCGCCGATGCCCCGGATGCGGAAAAACAGGCCTTCCTCGAAAAGCACGGCAAGCTGGTTGTGAAGCCCGCCCGGGGAGAACAGGGCAGGGGCATTTCGGTCGGCATCTCCTCGATGGACGCCCTGCAGGCTGCCATTCGCCAGGCCCGCCAGGTCTGCGACCGGGTTCTCCTGGAAGCCTGTTTCGAAGGGGAGGACCTACGCCTTGTGGTCATCGACTACAAGCTCGTCGCCGCCGCCGTCCGTCGCCCGCCCCGCGTTGTCGGCGATGGCCGCTCGCCCATCCGCAAGCTGATCGAGCAGCAGTCCCGCCGCCGCGCTGCTGCAACCGGCGGCGAAAGCCGCATTCCGGTTGATGCCGAGACGAAACGTTGCCTTGCTGAACAGGACCTCGATCTCGACAGCGTGCTGGAAGAGGGCCGTGAGATCACCGTGCGCAAGGCCGCCAACCTCCACACCGGCGGCACGATCCACGACGTCACGGCCCAGGCACATCCCGATCTCGTCGATGCCGCCTGCCGGATTGCCAAGGCCATCAAGATCCCGGTCGTCGGTATCGATTTCATGGTCCACGATCCCGCCAAGCCGGACTATGTCTTCATTGAAGCCAATGAGCGGCCCGGGCTTGCCAATCACGAGCCCCAGCCAACGGCCGAGAGCTTCATCCAGCTTTTGTTTCCCGGCAGCCGCGCCCGCGAGCGCCGCAACGCCTGA
- a CDS encoding YihY/virulence factor BrkB family protein, with translation MPPVTPASPTLTASHSRDERGRDACSPGDIPVRGLWDVSIRVLSRLTSDRVMLAAAGVSFYVMLSLFPGLAALVSLYGLIADPTTIAGRLDFLSELLPADGVTMILGQLQALAEENDSTLSTGFLVGLGVSLFSARNGMVALFEAMNIAYQEPEKRGFVHTTLLAIAFTLGAMAILAIIVTALAILPLIIAVVLMSDRAEMMVGLIRWPILIGVIWFGTVMIYRYGPSRENAQLRWLTWGTLLSTLIWMIMSLGFTFYLENFADFNATYGALGTFIGFMFWAWLSVVILIVGAMLNAELEHQTAEDTTTGPAQPMGQRGAHVADTLGESH, from the coding sequence ATGCCGCCAGTGACACCTGCATCCCCAACCCTCACCGCCTCCCACAGCCGCGATGAACGGGGACGGGACGCGTGCAGTCCCGGTGACATTCCAGTGCGGGGCCTGTGGGATGTTTCCATCAGGGTCCTGTCGCGCCTGACATCCGACCGGGTGATGCTGGCAGCGGCCGGCGTATCCTTCTATGTGATGCTGTCGCTTTTTCCCGGTCTTGCGGCGCTGGTGTCGCTCTATGGGCTGATTGCCGATCCGACCACGATCGCCGGTCGACTCGATTTCCTCTCCGAACTGCTGCCCGCCGATGGAGTCACGATGATCCTCGGGCAGTTGCAGGCGCTGGCCGAGGAAAACGACAGCACCTTGAGCACCGGTTTTCTCGTCGGTCTCGGCGTTTCGCTGTTCAGCGCCCGCAACGGCATGGTTGCTCTCTTCGAGGCGATGAATATTGCCTATCAGGAGCCGGAGAAGCGCGGTTTCGTCCACACCACGCTGCTTGCCATCGCCTTTACGCTCGGGGCCATGGCCATTCTTGCCATCATCGTCACGGCGCTGGCGATCCTGCCGCTGATCATCGCGGTAGTCCTCATGTCCGACCGGGCCGAGATGATGGTCGGACTAATCCGCTGGCCGATCCTGATCGGTGTTATCTGGTTCGGGACCGTGATGATCTATCGCTACGGGCCGAGCCGCGAAAACGCGCAACTCCGATGGCTGACCTGGGGCACGCTGCTGAGCACGCTTATCTGGATGATCATGTCGCTCGGCTTCACCTTCTATCTGGAGAATTTCGCCGACTTCAACGCGACCTATGGCGCGCTCGGCACCTTTATCGGCTTCATGTTCTGGGCCTGGCTGTCGGTGGTGATCCTGATTGTCGGGGCTATGCTGAATGCCGAGCTCGAGCATCAGACGGCCGAGGATACGACGACGGGGCCGGCTCAGCCGATGGGTCAGCGGGGTGCGCATGTGGCCGACACGCTCGGCGAATCGCATTAA
- a CDS encoding DNA translocase FtsK produces MHPPRSNSAYQLNQLGDNKGEGADQSAADQIEGREETPVWQKAFVLGPNVRFTRTPDRVPGKAEPTPAPAAQPSAPPARTVAPQPAMPQAPTRQAYQPTRQPVAPAPAKPASSAASSVPYAGLPRTGAPVPAPKPEVPRMPASVTLPQPPDAVGARALTYKLRRELARQQAEQAAWEASIADGASPHEIGPAPQPLQPAPLVQGMRSVLASTQAATVGTNVRPTTEAHVPPHLQRSLAQQAEAARLAAQRAAPAARAPMVRNAFLRTPPATATPEPVSAPVAASAPVQPVLSAPAGTPPVSSGFIAWAQMTNPSPTQPEAVTAVAPVAAVPEAQTERLPIAALLSDHIFFEAMIAPVDAPLEIEMARPAIAQPVSQASNQAAPQKAQQIAPQPVATAAMPVAQAVSPVRPEVVRYSPEGVSAQVPPLAIAMRKPVFEATPGSVVALYREVAYREVSAQSYALQQAQAAASETAAPLEAVAPAPLQANHSSIAPMSAALPRQPLFKAQEALGEGEYELPYIDFLQMPPVQTGVTMTAEALEQSAGLLESVLEDFGIKGEVIDVRPGPVVTLYEFEPAPGVKSSRVIGLSDDIARSMSALSARVAVVPGRNVIGIELPNPVRETVYLRELIETPDYAETRYKLPVCLGKTIGGEPVIAELAKMPHLLVAGTTGSGKSVAINTMILSLLYRFRPDECRLIMVDPKMLELSVYDGIPHLLTPVVTDPKKAVMALKWAVREMEDRYRKMSRLGVRNIDGYNARAAQAREKGETITVSVQTGFDRQSGEIVYEEQELDLSPMPYIVVVVDEMADLMMVAGKEIEGAIQRLAQMARAAGIHLIMATQRPSVDVITGTIKANFPTRVSFQVTSKIDSRTILGEPGAEHLLGQGDMLHMVGGGRIARVHGPFVSDEEVEKVVAHLKMQGRPDYLGTVTEDADEVEEEPEEDTAVFDKGAMAEEDGNDLYDKAVKVVLRDKKCSTSYIQRRLSIGYNKAASLVERMEQEGIVGAANHVGKRAIIVGGREVNSEGDFEG; encoded by the coding sequence ATGCACCCTCCCCGTTCAAATTCCGCGTATCAGCTCAATCAGTTAGGGGACAACAAGGGTGAAGGTGCCGATCAGTCGGCCGCCGACCAGATCGAGGGGCGCGAGGAAACGCCCGTCTGGCAGAAGGCCTTCGTCCTGGGCCCCAATGTGCGTTTCACCCGTACGCCCGACCGCGTGCCGGGCAAGGCCGAGCCAACGCCTGCACCCGCCGCTCAGCCGAGCGCGCCGCCTGCACGCACGGTCGCACCGCAGCCGGCGATGCCGCAGGCGCCGACACGACAGGCCTATCAGCCGACACGCCAGCCCGTGGCCCCCGCCCCGGCAAAGCCCGCCTCGTCCGCGGCGAGCAGCGTCCCCTATGCCGGATTGCCGCGCACCGGCGCGCCCGTCCCGGCACCGAAGCCCGAAGTACCACGCATGCCGGCTTCCGTGACCTTGCCGCAGCCGCCGGATGCCGTGGGCGCGCGCGCGCTCACCTACAAGCTTCGCCGGGAACTCGCCCGCCAGCAGGCCGAACAGGCCGCTTGGGAAGCATCAATAGCGGACGGCGCTTCGCCACACGAGATCGGCCCGGCTCCCCAACCTTTGCAGCCAGCACCCCTGGTTCAGGGCATGCGCAGCGTGCTGGCCAGCACGCAGGCTGCGACCGTCGGGACAAATGTTCGACCGACGACCGAAGCCCATGTGCCGCCGCATCTGCAGCGGTCACTCGCCCAGCAAGCCGAAGCCGCACGGCTTGCCGCCCAGCGGGCAGCCCCCGCGGCGCGCGCGCCCATGGTGCGCAATGCGTTTCTGCGGACACCGCCGGCGACAGCGACACCTGAGCCAGTTTCGGCACCGGTTGCTGCCTCAGCACCGGTACAGCCGGTTCTCTCGGCTCCGGCCGGAACGCCGCCTGTATCGTCGGGCTTTATCGCATGGGCGCAGATGACCAATCCGTCGCCGACGCAGCCCGAGGCCGTGACTGCCGTAGCACCCGTGGCGGCCGTGCCCGAAGCGCAGACTGAACGTCTGCCAATCGCAGCGCTGCTGTCGGACCACATCTTCTTCGAGGCGATGATCGCGCCGGTGGACGCTCCATTGGAGATCGAAATGGCGCGTCCGGCGATCGCGCAACCTGTCTCACAGGCCAGCAATCAGGCAGCGCCGCAGAAGGCGCAACAGATTGCGCCACAGCCGGTTGCGACCGCTGCAATGCCGGTAGCTCAGGCCGTTTCACCCGTTCGCCCCGAAGTCGTGCGCTATAGCCCGGAAGGAGTGTCTGCGCAAGTGCCGCCGCTCGCCATCGCAATGCGCAAGCCGGTGTTCGAGGCAACCCCGGGCTCGGTCGTCGCGCTCTATCGGGAAGTCGCATATCGGGAGGTGTCAGCTCAGTCCTACGCATTGCAGCAGGCACAGGCAGCGGCAAGCGAGACCGCTGCCCCGCTTGAGGCCGTTGCTCCGGCGCCGCTTCAGGCGAACCATTCGTCGATTGCTCCAATGTCCGCCGCCCTGCCACGCCAGCCCCTATTCAAGGCGCAAGAGGCTCTCGGCGAAGGCGAATACGAGCTGCCGTATATCGACTTCCTGCAGATGCCGCCCGTTCAGACCGGCGTCACGATGACGGCCGAAGCACTGGAGCAGAGCGCCGGGCTTCTGGAAAGCGTACTTGAGGACTTCGGCATCAAGGGCGAGGTGATCGACGTGCGCCCCGGCCCTGTCGTCACGCTCTACGAATTCGAGCCGGCGCCGGGGGTGAAGTCCTCGCGCGTCATCGGTCTCTCCGACGATATCGCCCGCTCGATGTCGGCACTCTCGGCGCGTGTCGCCGTGGTGCCCGGCCGCAACGTGATCGGCATCGAGCTGCCGAACCCGGTGCGTGAGACGGTCTATCTGCGCGAACTGATCGAGACGCCTGACTATGCCGAGACGCGCTACAAGCTGCCGGTCTGCCTCGGCAAGACCATCGGCGGCGAGCCCGTGATCGCGGAACTCGCAAAGATGCCGCATCTGCTCGTTGCCGGTACCACCGGTTCGGGCAAATCGGTTGCGATCAACACGATGATCCTGTCGCTACTCTATCGGTTCCGGCCGGACGAGTGCCGCTTGATCATGGTCGATCCGAAGATGCTCGAGCTTTCCGTCTATGACGGCATCCCGCATCTCTTGACCCCCGTCGTCACCGACCCGAAGAAGGCCGTGATGGCGCTGAAATGGGCGGTGCGCGAGATGGAGGATCGCTATCGCAAGATGAGCCGCCTCGGCGTGCGCAATATCGACGGCTACAATGCCCGTGCCGCCCAGGCCCGCGAAAAGGGCGAGACGATCACCGTTTCCGTGCAGACCGGCTTTGACCGGCAGAGCGGCGAGATCGTCTATGAGGAGCAGGAGCTCGACCTCTCGCCAATGCCTTACATCGTCGTCGTGGTCGACGAGATGGCCGACCTGATGATGGTCGCCGGCAAGGAGATCGAAGGTGCGATCCAGCGGCTGGCGCAGATGGCGCGTGCCGCCGGCATCCATCTGATCATGGCGACCCAGCGTCCCTCCGTCGACGTCATCACCGGCACGATCAAGGCGAACTTCCCGACCCGTGTCTCCTTCCAGGTGACCTCGAAGATCGACAGCCGCACCATTCTGGGTGAACCGGGCGCCGAACACCTGCTCGGCCAGGGCGACATGCTGCACATGGTCGGCGGTGGCCGCATTGCCCGCGTGCACGGTCCCTTCGTGTCCGACGAGGAAGTCGAGAAGGTCGTCGCGCATCTGAAGATGCAGGGCCGTCCGGATTATCTGGGCACCGTCACCGAGGATGCCGATGAGGTCGAGGAAGAGCCGGAAGAAGATACCGCCGTCTTCGACAAGGGCGCCATGGCCGAAGAGGACGGCAACGATCTCTACGACAAGGCGGTCAAGGTTGTGCTGCGCGACAAGAAGTGCTCGACCTCCTACATCCAGCGCCGGCTATCCATCGGCTACAACAAGGCGGCTTCGCTGGTAGAGCGGATGGAGCAGGAAGGTATCGTGGGGGCTGCCAACCATGTCGGCAAGCGGGCGATCATTGTCGGTGGACGAGAGGTGAATAGCGAGGGCGACTTCGAAGGCTGA
- a CDS encoding IMPACT family protein, which translates to MPFTLVAPVEFVQDIKKSRFIGQGAPIASEEEAKAFLAAVSDPAANHNCWAWRIGQAYRFSDDGEPSGTAGKPILQAIDGQDLDGILVVVTRFFGGILLGSGGLMRAYGGTAAQMLRAAEKREIIPMVTGESSVNFSDLALVKSRLAAIPHLTFVESFTAEGVDLTVTLRQGDEDQAIRLVRDLTSGRSSLVFPD; encoded by the coding sequence ATGCCCTTCACTCTCGTCGCGCCGGTTGAATTCGTTCAGGACATCAAGAAAAGCCGCTTCATCGGCCAGGGAGCGCCCATTGCCAGCGAGGAGGAGGCGAAAGCCTTCCTCGCCGCGGTCTCCGATCCCGCCGCCAACCACAATTGCTGGGCCTGGCGCATCGGTCAGGCCTACCGCTTTTCCGATGACGGCGAGCCTTCGGGCACGGCCGGCAAGCCCATCCTCCAGGCCATCGATGGCCAGGATCTCGATGGTATCCTCGTGGTCGTGACCCGCTTCTTCGGCGGCATCCTGCTCGGCAGTGGCGGGCTGATGCGTGCCTATGGCGGAACGGCAGCCCAGATGCTGCGGGCCGCCGAGAAGCGCGAGATCATCCCGATGGTAACAGGCGAATCATCGGTGAACTTCTCGGACCTCGCCCTCGTGAAGTCACGGCTCGCCGCGATACCGCACCTCACCTTCGTCGAAAGTTTCACGGCAGAGGGTGTGGATCTCACGGTCACGCTGAGGCAGGGCGATGAGGATCAGGCGATCCGCCTGGTGCGCGATCTGACCAGCGGCCGTTCAAGTCTGGTCTTTCCAGACTGA
- a CDS encoding tetratricopeptide repeat protein, with amino-acid sequence MTGLVMAAMTLTGCGSAKKELTTGSIPKASQQLDSLSGPQLSRAVEGIGQAYDRNPRDRNTGLSYANGLMMTGRNTQALAVMQQVAIAHPNDREVLSSLGKAQAAAGQLEKALGTIQRAQTPDRPDWRLYSAEGAVLDQLGRSSEARSRYRMALQMQPNDPSVLSNMGMSFVLSGDLKTAEDYLRQASQQPRADSRVRQNLALVVGLQGRFQEAEQLAAQELDPQQAAANLQYLRGMLAQQNSWKQLSSQDMPKKKS; translated from the coding sequence ATGACAGGTCTGGTGATGGCGGCGATGACGCTCACCGGCTGCGGCTCTGCGAAGAAGGAGCTGACAACCGGTTCGATCCCCAAGGCAAGCCAGCAACTCGATTCGCTCAGCGGTCCGCAACTCAGCCGCGCCGTTGAAGGCATCGGCCAGGCCTATGACCGCAACCCGCGGGATCGGAATACCGGGCTTTCCTATGCCAATGGATTGATGATGACAGGCCGCAACACGCAGGCGCTTGCCGTCATGCAGCAGGTGGCGATTGCCCATCCGAACGATCGCGAGGTGCTCTCCTCGCTCGGCAAGGCGCAGGCTGCGGCGGGGCAGCTGGAAAAGGCACTCGGCACCATTCAGCGGGCGCAGACACCCGACCGCCCTGACTGGCGGCTCTACTCGGCAGAAGGGGCCGTGCTCGACCAGCTCGGCCGTTCCAGCGAGGCGCGCTCGCGTTACCGCATGGCGCTGCAGATGCAGCCGAACGATCCAAGCGTATTGTCGAACATGGGCATGTCCTTCGTGCTTTCCGGCGACCTGAAGACGGCCGAGGACTATCTGCGACAGGCGTCGCAGCAGCCCCGTGCCGACAGCCGGGTTCGCCAGAACCTCGCGCTGGTGGTCGGCCTGCAGGGCCGGTTCCAGGAGGCAGAACAGCTGGCGGCCCAGGAACTCGATCCGCAGCAGGCGGCGGCCAATCTGCAATATCTGCGCGGCATGCTCGCCCAGCAGAATTCCTGGAAGCAGCTTTCCAGCCAGGACATGCCGAAAAAGAAGAGCTGA